One segment of Mus pahari chromosome 11, PAHARI_EIJ_v1.1, whole genome shotgun sequence DNA contains the following:
- the Slc30a5 gene encoding zinc transporter 5 codes for MEEKYGGDARPGPGGGLGPVDVPSARLTRYIVLLCLTKCLKAVGLFESYDLLKAVHIVQFIFILKLGTAFFMVLFQKPFSSGKTITNHQWIKIFKHAVAGCIISLLWFFGLTLCGPLRTLLLFEHSDIVVISLLSVLFTSSGGGPAKTRGAAFFIIAVICLLLFDNDDLMAKMAEHPEGHHDSALTHMLYTAIAFLGVADHKGGVLLLVLALCCKVGFHTASKKLSIDVGGAKRLQALSQLVSVFLLCPWVIVLSVTTESKVESWLSLIMPFTTVIFFVVILDFYMDSVCSVKMDVSKCARYGSFPIFISALLFGNFWTHPITDQLRALNRAAHQESTEHVLSGGVVVSAVFFILSANILSSPSKRGQKGTLIGYSPGGTPLYHFMGDAFQHSSQSVPRFIKDSLKQILEESDSRQIFYFLCLNLLFTFVELFYGVLTNSLGLISDGFHMLFDCSALVMGLFAALMSRWKATRIFSYGYGRIEILSGFINGLFLIVIAFFVFVESVARLIDPPELDTNMLTPVSVGGLIVNLIGICAFSHAHSHGHGTSQGNCHSDHGHSHHAHGHGHDHGHSHGFTGGGMNANMRGVFLHVLADTLGSIGVIVSTILIEQFGWFIADPLCSLFIAVLIFLSVIPLIKDACQVLLLRLPPDLEKELHIALEKIQKIEGLISYRDPHFWRHSASIVAGTIHIQVTSEVLEQRIIQQVTGILKDAGVNNLTVQVEKEAYFQHMSGLSTGFHDVLAMTKQMESLKSCKDGTYIM; via the exons ATGGAGGAGAAGTACGGCGGGGACGCGCGGCCCGGGCCCGGCGGCGGCCTCGGGCCGGTGGACGTGCCCAGCGCCCG ATTAACAAGATACATTGTATTGCTGTGTTTAACCAAATGTTTGAAGGCTGTGGGACTTTTTGAATCATATGATCTCCTAAAAGCTGTTCACattgttcaatttatttttatattaaaacttgG GACTGcattttttatggttttgtttcaaAAACCGTTTTCTTCTGGGAAAACTATTACAAACCATCAG tggatcaaaatatttaaacatgcaGTTGCTGGATGTATCATATCACTTTTATGGTTTTTTGGCCTTACTCTTTGTGGACCACtaag GACCTTGCTGCTGTTTGAACACAGTGACATTGTCGTAATCTCTCTGCTCAGTGTTCTGTTCACTAGCTCTGGAGGAGGACCAGCAAAG acAAGAGGGGCTGCTTTTTTCATTATTGCTGTGATCTGTTTACTGCTTTTCGACAATGATGATCTCATGGCGAAAATGGCTGAACACC CGGAAGGACATCATGATAGTGCTCTAACTCACATGCTTTACACAGCCATTGCCTTCTTAGGTGTGGCAGATCACAAG GGTGGAGTGCTCTTGCTGGTGCTGGCTTTATGTTGTAAAGTTGGTTTTCACACGGCTTCCAAAAAGCTCTCTATAGATGTTGGTGGAGCTAAGCGCCTTCAGGCCTTATCCCagcttgtttctgtgtttctcctGTGCCCGTGGGTGATTGTTCTTTCTGTGACAACTGAG AGTAAGGTTGAGTCTTGGCTCTCTCTCATCATGCCTTTCACCACAGTCATCTTCTTTGTCGTGATCCTGGATTTCTATATGGATTCGGTTTGTTCAGTCAAAATGGACGTGTCCAAGTGTGCCCGCTATGGATccttccccatttttattagtgCTCTCCTGTTTGGGAATTTCTGGACACATCCGATAACAGACCAACTCCGGGCTCTGAACAGAGCAGCACACCAGGAGAGCACAGAGCATGTCCTGTCAGGAGGAGTGGTAGTGAGCGCTGTGTTCTTCATTTTGT CGGCCAACATCCTATCATCTCCCTctaagagaggacagaaaggtaCCCTTATTGGATACTCTCCTGGAGGAACACCACTCTATCACTTCATGGGGGACGCTTTTCAGCATAGCTCTCAGTCGGTCCCTAGGTTTATTAAGGACTCACTAAAGCAGATTCTTGAGGAGAGTGACTCTAGGCAGATCTTTTACTTCTTGTGCTTGAATCTG CTTTTTACCTTTGTGGAGTTGTTCTATGGCGTGCTAACCAACAGTCTAGGCCTGATCTCAGATGGATTTCACATGCTCTTTGACTGCTCGGCTTTGGTCATGGGACTGTTTGCTGCCCTGATGAGCCGGTGGAAAGCCACCCGGATATTCTCCTATGG GTATGGCCGAATAGAAATTCTCTCTGGATTTATTAATGGACTTTTTCTGATAGTGATAGCgttttttgtgtttgtggaaTCAGTGGCTAGATTGATCGATCCTCCAGAACTTGACACAAACATGTTGACA CCAGTTTCCGTCGGAGGGCTGATAGTAAACCTTATTGGTATCTGTGCCTTTAGCCACGCCCACAGCCACGGCCATGGAACCTCTCAAGGAAACTGCCACTCTGATCACGGCCATTCCCACCATGCACATGGACACGGCCATGATCACGGTCACAGCCATGGATTCACGGGTGGAGGCATGAATGCAAACATGAGGG GTGTATTTCTCCATGTGTTGGCAGACACACTGGGCAGCATCGGCGTGATTGTGTCCACAATTCTTATAGAGCAGTTTGGATGGTTTATTGCTGATCCCCTGTGTTCTCTTTTTATTGCCGTGTTAATATTTCTCAGTGTGATCCCACTGATTAAAGATGCCTGTCAAGTTCTACTTCTGAGACTACCACCTGACCTTGAAAAAGAACTGCATATTGCTTTAGAAAAG ATACAGAAAATTGAGGGATTAATATCATACAGAGACCCTCATTTTTGGCGCCATTCTGCCAGTATTGTAGCAGGAACAATTCATATTCAGGTGACATCTGAGGTACTGGAACAGAGAATTATACAGCAG GTTACAGGGATACTTAAAGATGCAGGGGTAAACAACCTAACGGTGCAAGTAGAGAAGGAGGCATACTTTCAGCATATGTCCGGCCTAAGCACTGGGTTTCATGATGTTCTGGCTATGACAAAGCAAATGGAATCCCTGAAATCCTGCAAAGATGGAACTTACATCATGTGA